TTGTTTTGAGATTAACTTCAACTTTTTTAGTACATTGTTTGAAAAGTAAAGATTTTGAATTTGGAGGAGCTTCTTTAAAGAAGTAGCAACGCCTTTTTGCGTCTACTTGATAGGCAACAACATACGAGTTAAAAGCGGATATTGTAAATGTTATGGCAACACTTTGATTGTTAAGTCTCACACATACAAATTGGGAGTAAGTTGACAAAGactacttttattaatcaattaataaagtttacctttaattttatatttaattgaaacatacttctttttatatgtattgtacccaaaatattttgacataagagagtcacatggagagtatcttgaagtgacaggggtaaaattggtacaatgtttaaaaaagaagtaaaaataatagactttaaaaaagatggtaaaaataaaaaaggacaatataaaaaaggtatagAGTATAATTTCCTCTACAAATTGTTTGTCTTTGACCGCTGCCAGGGCCGATCCTAGACATATAGGCGGGCTAGACCCGCATCTAGGGTCCACTCATTTAGgggcctaaataaaaaaaatatcttttaaaaactatacatatttttaaaataatttttaaaaatatcatttatctttatAATAAGAGTTGCCTATATTCCATTTCAACTCAGGGTCAGTCCTGACCGCTGCAGATTTTGTGCACAACAATGGTATAGCATGGCTCTCAATTTTCCAAGAGAATTCTCTTCAAAGAGATTGCATGAAAATTTGGTATGATCCGACGCTGATATCTTTGAAATTAATGTTGAAAGTTATTCTGCTATAAGATTAGCTGTTAAAGAGAGCATACTCCAACAACATATCCATGTTGCCACAACAATCCTCACCATCATGTTTGATCCTTTCATTTTGCAACTATGTAAACCCACTTCCACTTCCTGTTGAAATATGTGAAGAtgtttaaaatttagttttattaCTAATTCATAAATCAACTAAACTCATACATATATTTTGCTTGAGCAATTTAGAATGTACTGAAATAAAAGTAAATGGGTTGGGTTGAgagttaaaaatatatataaatggacattcttataataatagtattttttaagaaaaatttcaaaagtaCCTAAGATTTTGAAAAGAATAtggaatcttttttttttggtttgggGGAGGacaaaaaatttacataaattgctattttttgtaaatttattatactttttacgttcaaagattttttttttttttcttttacatttttatggtgttcataaaaataacacaaaaacaacaagaaactacatgaaaataacaaaaaaaaaatataaaaataataatatacaaataacaaacaaaataacaacaaataacaaGAGTACAgcataaaaatatatcaaaaaaatcatattttatgtaaataaaatcttataatccataaaaatatttaaaattctgtacaaccgtatttttataatttttttgttatttttatgtatttttgaaataatcctttttttttactatattataaatttttctaaCTAATATTTATAAGTTTGTAACCTTTtctcaataaaaaaaaagtttatatatgttacaattctgtaaacaatatttataaataaatagcaAAACTCATGGTAATTTTGTAATATACTTTCCCCAAGTATATAAGGGTTAGAATGGGCCAACCCAACTATCTACAAAGGCCTAATAAATTATGGGCTTTAATATTTGAATAacactttaaaaaaataaaaaataaaacagtaACACAATCAATTTAAACCATATACAGCAATTCAACCcatccaaataataataataataatagaggtATTTACAACAATATTGAATTTTaggtaaaaatttataattttattgtcacacagaattttttataaaaatactattttttttttatataaaataactgtaaaacaaccaaaaagaataattaaaacaacaatagaACAAAACTAAAAAACGACAGTAGTACAACAGTGAAAATTTAATACAGTAGACAATATAAAACtttatacagtatttttgaaaaatattctacTCTACAGTAGAGagctaaaaagttaaaaatttcaGTATATGATGtaaaaactatataataatatagggttgctattataaattaatcctAACCTAAATCTGTCAAATTAATAAgcacaaaataatattaataaaaacaataagtttacttaattttatttatttatttttagagaagttaacttaatttaatttagaGGACTATTGTATATTTCATACCTGGAGATTTTGTTTTCTTTGTTGATGCTTTGAAGAACCTCTTTAGTGATGGAAAAGCCCTACTTTATTACCTCAAGAAGACACTTCAATATATTTAGTAACAATGTGCATATTCATCTAATCTTGATGAAATTTAtccaaaaatgaaaatattgcAATATGTTAATATATAACATTGTTGtattaaacatataatattcactacaaggaaaaaaaaaatgctattcGCATGTCACGATTAAATTAGTGccaacaaatttaatttttagtgttCATGGATATGTTAGCACGACTTATCATGCTCTTTTGGTCGTGCCTAAAAACGTTACGGACGCCATAAATAATATTGTACCAATTGATTGATCTAATAGCACGACACATGTAGTGCCCATTTAAATCGTAAACACTATCAGCCATGCTATAAGGCACGGCACGACATTATCATACCCAAaggtttttatttcttttttaaaaaataattttgtaatttaaaatttatttatatttatatttaaaatataattatcaacaaccaataaaaattaatttataaagatGTTTTCTACTATATAAATTAGAAATCCAAACTACAATAagcatttaaataattaaagacaATAACTAAAATAAGTGTTCAAATAAACAATACTTATATATTGTCACATTCATACAACAACTAAAATAAGTGTTCAAATAAACAATATTTATATAGTCACAAATAACAATACTATAATCCCAATTGTGTGGACTCctcctcatcatcatcaccattctcTCAAGACTGCTGTTGTGGAATTTGCGGCATTTGTGGATAGTAAGGCTACTGCAATACTTTTGGCATTTGCGGGTAGTACAGCTACTGTGTGTGGGGCATCTATTGCATTGATGGCATCGATGACGATTGTTGCATCTAAGACGTTGGTGGCATGTGATGCATCGATGGTATCGAAGGCATCTGCTGCATATGAGGTGTCTGCTGCATAGAAGGCATCTGTTGCAAATGTGGCATCTGTTGCATCAAATGCATTTGGTGCATTTGTGGTGTCTGTTGCTGCATCTGTGGTGTGTGTTGCATGGGAGGTTGTTGTGGCATCTGTGGTGTGTGTTGCATGGAAGGCTGCTGCTGTATCTGTGGTGTGTGCTGCATCTGTGGTGTCTGCTGCATCGATGGCATCTGGTGCATAAAGGGTTGTTGATACATTTGCAGTGGTTGTTGTTGCATATGTTGAGTTTGATGCATTTGCGGTGTATGTTGCATATAATTTACCTGCAACTGCGACATCGGCGATGACAACCAAGGAAAAGGGGACATTTGCTGAGGTGATGACAAAGGATACATAAATGGAATAGGACACTGTTGCGCTTGGTGATATTGGAAATTCCCAGGCTGTGAAGATGAAGCAAACCCATCTCCAGACATTTGAGGTTGAAACGTCTGTGTTAGAGGCATTGGCATTCCAAACAGCTCCTCTTCAGTAGGTAGACGAACATTA
This Cannabis sativa cultivar Pink pepper isolate KNU-18-1 chromosome 6, ASM2916894v1, whole genome shotgun sequence DNA region includes the following protein-coding sequences:
- the LOC133038933 gene encoding altered inheritance of mitochondria protein 3-like; the protein is MAKRRFEKDELVSTYEKRANTPDVGPVEEIEMSAHNEVFGERHDHNRGVGRKLKGKSSSRRTQLSHTQDMPMDPRVERQLEKLTRTMLWMSQRLGPNVRLPTEEELFGMPMPLTQTFQPQMSGDGFASSSQPGNFQYHQAQQCPIPFMYPLSSPQQMSPFPWLSSPMSQLQVNYMQHTPQMHQTQHMQQQPLQMYQQPFMHQMPSMQQTPQMQHTPQIQQQPSMQHTPQMPQQPPMQHTPQMQQQTPQMHQMHLMQQMPHLQQMPSMQQTPHMQQMPSIPSMHHMPPTS